A window from Herbaspirillum sp. meg3 encodes these proteins:
- a CDS encoding class I SAM-dependent methyltransferase, producing MNCRHCQHPLSNVFLDLGFAPPSNAYIAPADAKKTETYFPLKLFVCDQCWLVQTEDYAQADELFNADYAYFSSVSQSWLVHAEKYVDKVTQQFALGPDSHVVEVASNDGYLLKNFVAKKIPCLGIEPTASTAAAAEQLGIPVLREFFGLELAKRLVAQSRGADLVLGNNVFAHVPDINDFTAGLCEVLNPEGVVTLEFPHLLRLLEENQFDTVYHEHFSYLSLYAVSRIFESQGLRIWDVELLNTHGGSLRVYGCRKDASHVETDAVRKVLDEECSRGMQQLSTYTSFQQRADRVKDDLLQYLIEQKKAGKKVAAYGAAAKGNTLLNYAGIKPDLLPYVCDAAPSKQNKYLPGSHIPVLPPEVLRERKPDVILILPWNIADEVVSLHGYVREWGGEFVAAVPEMRIFK from the coding sequence ATGAATTGTCGTCACTGTCAGCATCCCCTCTCCAACGTATTTTTGGACTTGGGGTTTGCGCCGCCATCAAATGCATATATTGCGCCAGCCGATGCTAAAAAGACGGAAACTTATTTCCCGCTGAAATTGTTTGTATGTGATCAGTGCTGGTTGGTGCAGACGGAAGACTACGCACAGGCCGATGAACTTTTCAACGCGGACTATGCTTATTTTTCTTCTGTATCGCAAAGCTGGCTTGTCCACGCAGAGAAATATGTCGATAAGGTGACGCAGCAGTTTGCACTTGGCCCTGATAGCCACGTGGTGGAAGTTGCATCCAATGATGGTTACTTGTTGAAGAACTTCGTTGCAAAGAAAATTCCTTGTCTTGGAATCGAGCCAACCGCCAGTACCGCTGCAGCAGCGGAGCAACTCGGCATACCTGTGTTGAGAGAATTTTTTGGATTGGAATTGGCCAAGCGCCTGGTCGCACAGTCTCGCGGAGCAGATCTGGTGCTGGGCAACAACGTCTTTGCTCACGTCCCTGATATCAATGATTTCACAGCAGGATTGTGTGAGGTGTTGAATCCGGAGGGGGTTGTCACGCTGGAGTTTCCTCATTTGTTGAGGCTGCTTGAAGAGAATCAGTTCGATACGGTCTACCATGAACATTTTTCATATCTATCGCTCTACGCGGTTAGCCGGATATTTGAATCGCAAGGCTTGCGCATATGGGATGTTGAGCTACTGAATACTCACGGCGGTAGTCTGCGTGTTTACGGCTGTCGCAAGGATGCCTCGCACGTCGAGACCGACGCAGTCAGAAAAGTTCTGGATGAAGAGTGTTCACGCGGTATGCAACAGCTGTCCACGTATACGTCATTCCAGCAGCGAGCGGATCGGGTCAAGGATGATCTGCTGCAATATCTGATCGAGCAAAAGAAGGCGGGCAAGAAGGTCGCCGCGTATGGCGCAGCGGCCAAAGGCAACACCTTGCTGAACTATGCCGGCATCAAGCCCGATTTGTTGCCCTATGTCTGCGATGCGGCACCGTCGAAGCAAAATAAATATTTGCCGGGAAGTCATATTCCTGTACTACCGCCTGAGGTGTTGCGTGAGCGCAAGCCTGACGTAATATTGATTCTGCCCTGGAATATTGCCGATGAAGTGGTTTCTCTGCATGGCTATGTTCGTGAATGGGGGGGCGAATTTGTTGCGGCAGTACCAGAAATGAGAATATTCAAATGA
- a CDS encoding TIGR00180 family glycosyltransferase: protein MNNQITIIIPTYNRPSEIARLLHFLADMGSQYRVLVLDGSNDDVAEKNRVVIDAFPLVEHYRFESSLHLGMRLHKGLELVKTPYVLMCGDDDFFFPDAADRCADFLDSHSDYAAAIGQVWSLRYYPQKLGISNGIALGNDLDVGSRFDHVRFIQRAMFYFAYTAVGSIPLFYAVRRTESTRKAFSFMTPDIKYSSMELLTNGLLLIDGKVAKLATPFGLRDYGSVTTRDPEREGATRYIPHEDIAYIRPLLVDALMRKEALEAGYAEYTVDSLLQLWEVDAIPMEVSTESSWRSRMRSGQYYFLCLAGILAPTWLSGVLGMPPATYRAILGAHQRFTARRSST, encoded by the coding sequence ATGAATAACCAGATCACCATCATCATCCCGACATACAATCGTCCCAGCGAGATTGCGCGGCTGCTTCATTTTCTTGCCGATATGGGGAGTCAGTATCGCGTTCTGGTACTGGACGGCAGCAATGACGACGTGGCCGAAAAAAATCGTGTCGTCATCGATGCGTTTCCATTGGTTGAGCATTATCGTTTCGAATCGTCGTTGCATCTCGGCATGCGTCTTCATAAAGGACTTGAGCTGGTTAAGACGCCCTATGTACTTATGTGTGGCGACGATGACTTCTTTTTCCCAGACGCAGCAGATAGATGTGCCGACTTTCTTGATTCGCACTCCGACTATGCGGCCGCGATAGGGCAGGTATGGTCGCTGCGTTACTATCCGCAGAAATTGGGTATTTCCAATGGCATTGCGCTGGGAAATGATCTAGACGTCGGAAGTCGATTTGATCACGTGCGCTTCATTCAGCGAGCCATGTTCTATTTTGCGTACACAGCTGTAGGCTCGATTCCGCTGTTCTATGCGGTCAGGCGAACAGAGTCAACGCGCAAGGCCTTTTCGTTCATGACGCCGGACATCAAGTATTCATCGATGGAATTGCTGACCAATGGTCTTTTGCTGATTGATGGCAAGGTTGCCAAATTGGCGACACCATTTGGTTTGCGCGATTATGGTTCGGTCACCACAAGAGATCCGGAACGCGAAGGCGCTACCCGCTACATCCCTCATGAAGATATCGCATACATCCGGCCACTGTTGGTGGATGCCTTAATGCGCAAGGAAGCACTCGAAGCCGGCTACGCCGAATATACGGTGGATTCGTTGCTGCAATTGTGGGAAGTGGATGCTATCCCTATGGAGGTCTCGACAGAATCTAGCTGGCGTTCCAGGATGCGTTCCGGGCAATACTATTTTCTTTGCCTTGCCGGAATCTTGGCGCCAACTTGGTTATCGGGTGTATTGGGTATGCCACCGGCGACGTATCGCGCCATATTGGGCGCGCATCAACGTTTTACTGCACGGCGGTCATCTACTTGA
- the rfbG gene encoding CDP-glucose 4,6-dehydratase, with protein sequence MDQRQGILENLEMTLFADIYRGKRVLITGHTGFKGSWLTLWLSELGAQVTGIALAPATTPSHWQLLELPVDDAPLDITDAASLAAELQKTQPEVVFHLAAQPLVRRSYRDPLETWSTNVIGTANLLEACRHCTSVKAIVVITTDKCYENREWEWGYRETDRLGGHDPYSASKAAAELVVGSYRQAFFAKAGAPLLASARAGNVIGGGDWSEDRLIPDIVRAVSEKTVLKIRSPGATRPWQHVLESLSGYLLLGQKLLEEQQEFAQAWNFGPEADGNRTVEDVLIRLQKAWPAISWSVAGGELPHEANLLHLDSAKAKSRLGWCPVWPLEQTLTATAQWYRSYVENSAVISAAQLRAYIDAANAAGLAWTR encoded by the coding sequence ATGGACCAGCGGCAAGGCATCCTGGAAAACCTGGAAATGACTCTTTTTGCCGATATTTACCGTGGCAAGCGAGTTCTAATCACTGGGCACACCGGTTTTAAGGGTAGCTGGTTGACACTGTGGTTGTCCGAGCTGGGCGCGCAAGTGACCGGCATCGCTCTGGCGCCGGCAACTACGCCATCACATTGGCAGTTGCTGGAATTGCCTGTCGATGATGCGCCGCTGGACATCACCGACGCCGCGTCGCTGGCTGCTGAGCTGCAGAAAACGCAACCGGAGGTCGTGTTTCATCTGGCGGCGCAACCTCTGGTACGCCGTTCATACCGAGATCCCCTTGAGACTTGGTCGACGAATGTAATAGGCACCGCCAATCTGCTGGAGGCTTGCCGGCATTGCACCAGTGTGAAGGCGATTGTCGTTATTACCACCGACAAATGCTACGAAAATCGCGAGTGGGAATGGGGGTATCGTGAGACTGATCGACTAGGTGGACACGATCCCTATAGTGCGTCCAAAGCCGCGGCCGAATTGGTCGTCGGCAGTTATCGACAGGCGTTTTTTGCTAAAGCGGGGGCGCCTTTATTGGCGAGCGCACGTGCCGGTAATGTTATTGGCGGTGGCGATTGGTCCGAAGATCGCCTCATTCCTGACATAGTGCGTGCGGTATCCGAAAAAACAGTTCTGAAGATCCGCTCACCTGGCGCTACAAGGCCGTGGCAGCATGTGCTGGAGTCACTGTCCGGTTATCTGCTGCTTGGGCAGAAGCTGCTTGAAGAGCAACAGGAATTTGCTCAGGCCTGGAACTTCGGGCCGGAAGCAGATGGAAACCGCACGGTTGAAGATGTCCTCATCCGTTTGCAGAAGGCATGGCCCGCGATTTCCTGGAGTGTGGCGGGAGGTGAGCTCCCTCATGAAGCCAATCTACTGCATCTTGATAGCGCCAAAGCCAAATCACGGCTGGGTTGGTGTCCGGTATGGCCCCTGGAGCAGACGCTAACCGCGACCGCGCAATGGTATCGCTCTTATGTGGAAAATAGTGCAGTCATTAGTGCTGCGCAGTTGCGTGCGTACATAGATGCTGCGAATGCCGCAGGCCTTGCGTGGACCAGATAA
- a CDS encoding ABC transporter ATP-binding protein yields the protein MVKFEDSAKTQNFTTIFLKKACMIRQLWTVLRDADDSKFRLPLFFLSCVVVALLELIGVGVIPLFVTVLLKPELLSAANTKYFHGTFDMSENRLTAVLLVGLTISAFLAAKAAITLLLGLHQNHVLARYQTALSSKLLTRYLTWPYETHLQKNSSELVRNAINVPVSIVNSLLSISVVATESLLIVFAAALLIAYHPIITLVSITLLGMIVGALFFFFKSHLARLGKEANSAAVETMKWINQTLGGIKEIKVAHRESYFHDRYLKNFKDFSELTLKTQYILQAPRLFMELVAILAMVALAALLMSYDKPENVLPIMALFGAASLRLIPSANRVWNAIATIRTNIVYIDTYIADIAHAPPPEQDNHLSLDDWTLCDGIHFSNVGYSYEQSQRPALEGLEFSVPRGRTVGIAGRSGAGKSTLLDILLGLHHSDSGDITVDGKSIWSNLRAWRATIGYVPQQIFLLDDTIRRNIALGENDDNIDDARINTVLTQASLHDFVSTLPLKLNTRLGERGARLSGGQRQRIGIARALYRRPSVLILDEATSALDHETEQAIAETLQKLRGEITIFIIAHHSATMLLCDDIHVLDQGKLVTSGTPAELEEKGIHFK from the coding sequence ATGGTAAAATTTGAAGATAGCGCTAAAACGCAGAATTTTACTACCATTTTCCTTAAGAAAGCTTGCATGATTCGCCAATTGTGGACAGTTTTACGTGATGCCGATGACTCAAAATTCCGCCTTCCACTGTTTTTCCTGTCCTGTGTCGTCGTAGCACTGCTCGAATTGATCGGCGTCGGCGTCATTCCACTCTTCGTGACGGTACTTCTCAAGCCCGAACTACTGAGTGCGGCGAACACCAAGTATTTTCACGGCACGTTCGACATGTCGGAAAATCGCCTGACAGCGGTTCTACTCGTTGGTCTTACCATCTCAGCCTTCCTTGCAGCAAAAGCAGCAATCACGCTATTGCTGGGGCTGCACCAGAATCATGTTCTTGCCCGCTATCAGACCGCTCTTTCTTCCAAACTCTTGACGCGCTATCTGACTTGGCCGTACGAAACACACTTACAGAAAAATTCGTCAGAGCTAGTGCGGAACGCGATCAACGTACCAGTTTCAATTGTCAACAGTCTTCTCAGTATCAGCGTCGTTGCAACAGAAAGCCTTCTGATCGTCTTCGCTGCAGCCTTACTTATTGCTTACCATCCGATCATTACGCTAGTTTCAATAACCCTGCTTGGCATGATCGTGGGCGCACTTTTCTTTTTTTTCAAATCACATCTCGCACGCTTGGGTAAGGAAGCCAATAGCGCTGCAGTCGAAACCATGAAGTGGATCAATCAGACTTTAGGCGGCATCAAGGAAATCAAGGTAGCTCACCGGGAGTCCTATTTTCACGATCGCTATCTGAAGAATTTTAAGGACTTTTCGGAACTTACCCTAAAGACCCAGTATATTCTGCAAGCACCAAGACTGTTCATGGAGCTAGTCGCTATCCTGGCCATGGTTGCGCTGGCCGCACTCCTGATGAGCTATGATAAACCCGAGAACGTTTTACCGATAATGGCGCTCTTCGGCGCCGCGTCGCTCCGCCTGATCCCCTCTGCAAACCGGGTCTGGAATGCGATTGCCACCATTCGCACAAATATTGTTTATATCGACACATATATAGCCGACATAGCGCATGCTCCGCCACCTGAACAGGACAATCACCTAAGCCTTGATGACTGGACATTATGTGATGGCATCCACTTCTCCAATGTAGGTTATAGCTACGAACAAAGCCAACGTCCTGCACTTGAAGGACTCGAATTCTCGGTCCCCCGCGGGCGGACCGTAGGTATCGCTGGCCGCTCCGGCGCCGGCAAGTCCACCCTGCTCGATATCCTGCTTGGCCTCCACCATTCGGACAGCGGCGACATCACAGTGGATGGAAAGAGCATCTGGTCAAATCTACGTGCATGGCGCGCCACGATCGGCTACGTACCACAGCAAATCTTCTTGCTGGACGATACGATCCGTCGCAACATCGCGCTCGGAGAGAATGACGACAACATTGACGATGCTCGCATCAATACGGTGTTGACACAAGCCAGCCTGCACGACTTTGTGTCGACTCTGCCGCTCAAGCTAAATACACGACTGGGAGAAAGAGGCGCGAGATTGTCAGGTGGACAGCGCCAGCGCATTGGTATTGCACGTGCGCTGTATCGTCGCCCGAGTGTCCTCATCCTGGATGAAGCCACCTCGGCACTAGATCACGAAACAGAACAAGCGATCGCCGAAACCTTGCAAAAATTGCGTGGTGAAATCACCATTTTCATTATTGCGCATCATTCCGCAACGATGTTGCTATGCGATGATATCCACGTATTGGATCAAGGAAAACTTGTTACCAGCGGGACGCCTGCAGAACTTGAGGAAAAAGGCATTCACTTCAAGTAG
- a CDS encoding DapH/DapD/GlmU-related protein, translating into MIDIADSARVSGLADIEDSVRGTRIVIGPHVVIDAFVKIKPAGGTGDVVIGDHSVINSGCVMYTGNGISIGRHVAVAANCTFASTNHAYADRNALISSQGFMRSKGGIKIGDDVWIGANCVILDGANIEEGCVVAAGSLIRGTLHAYGVYAGNPLRKIGERH; encoded by the coding sequence ATGATCGACATTGCCGACTCAGCAAGAGTCTCTGGGCTCGCCGATATTGAGGATTCGGTCCGTGGAACCAGAATTGTGATCGGGCCTCATGTTGTTATCGATGCTTTTGTGAAGATAAAGCCAGCTGGTGGAACCGGTGATGTTGTCATCGGCGATCACTCCGTGATCAACTCCGGATGTGTGATGTACACCGGAAACGGCATATCAATTGGCCGACATGTTGCTGTGGCGGCGAACTGCACGTTCGCATCTACCAATCATGCGTATGCGGATCGCAATGCCTTGATTTCTTCGCAGGGATTCATGAGGAGTAAAGGTGGAATCAAGATTGGGGACGATGTTTGGATTGGTGCAAACTGCGTGATTCTCGACGGCGCCAATATTGAGGAAGGATGTGTCGTCGCTGCTGGTTCATTGATCCGAGGGACTTTGCATGCTTACGGTGTCTATGCCGGCAATCCGCTGCGTAAGATCGGAGAGCGGCATTGA
- a CDS encoding NAD(P)-dependent oxidoreductase has product MNSGGLPVVAGGVQGYTVLGASGFIGQRIVQALRRGGDACYAPERGSAEIFERDLGRVFYCIGLTADYAAKPFETVEAHVSFLSKILSHSRFDRLVYLSSTRVYDGLSHGKEGQALCLDPQNPRHLYDLSKALGENLCVMDSGSRACVARLANVYDSAPGSPGFLSRLLQQAREMREFSLASSPDFSRDYVHVDDVVASLKIMLDENVTGIVNVASGQNVSNQDIVNFLNHNGWNIQFGVGGIGGASPVCDITRLRELGVMPVALLDFLNLYIKDVNGDAAD; this is encoded by the coding sequence TTGAATAGCGGTGGACTTCCAGTTGTTGCGGGTGGGGTGCAAGGCTATACGGTGCTCGGCGCCAGCGGTTTCATCGGCCAGCGCATCGTACAGGCGCTGCGTCGTGGGGGCGATGCATGTTACGCGCCGGAACGGGGTAGTGCCGAGATATTCGAGAGAGATCTCGGTCGAGTGTTCTATTGCATTGGTCTGACTGCCGACTACGCAGCTAAGCCATTTGAGACGGTCGAAGCGCATGTGTCTTTCCTCAGCAAGATTTTGTCTCATTCCAGGTTTGATCGTCTCGTCTATCTGTCATCTACCCGAGTTTACGACGGTCTGTCGCACGGTAAGGAAGGGCAGGCATTGTGTCTGGATCCACAGAATCCTCGCCATCTCTACGACTTGTCTAAGGCGCTGGGGGAGAATCTATGTGTGATGGACTCAGGAAGTCGCGCGTGCGTAGCCAGATTGGCGAATGTGTACGATAGCGCGCCAGGTTCCCCGGGATTTCTGTCCAGGCTTTTGCAACAGGCGAGGGAGATGCGTGAATTTTCGCTCGCCTCCTCGCCGGATTTTAGTCGCGATTACGTACATGTTGATGATGTTGTGGCGTCACTGAAAATCATGTTGGATGAGAATGTCACCGGTATCGTTAATGTGGCGAGCGGCCAGAACGTTTCTAATCAGGATATCGTGAACTTCCTGAATCACAATGGGTGGAATATTCAATTTGGAGTAGGGGGGATCGGAGGCGCATCGCCGGTATGTGATATTACGCGCTTGCGTGAGCTTGGCGTGATGCCAGTCGCGTTGCTCGATTTCCTCAATTTGTACATCAAGGACGTTAATGGCGATGCAGCTGATTAA
- the rfbC gene encoding dTDP-4-dehydrorhamnose 3,5-epimerase, whose protein sequence is MKLLKTDIAGLFVAETTAYQDHRGAFARLYCEQELAPAIHGRQIVQVNHSRTAAIGAVRGMHYQVTPHAEMKLVRCLRGRVWDVAVDLRKDSPTFLHWHAEELSQENARMMILPEGCAHGFQVLEADSELLYLHTAFYTPASEAGLAHDDPMLAIAWPLPVTDLSERDRKHPLLTPIFSGITL, encoded by the coding sequence ATGAAGCTTCTGAAGACTGACATTGCCGGATTGTTTGTTGCTGAGACGACTGCGTACCAAGATCATCGTGGCGCATTTGCCCGCTTGTATTGTGAACAGGAATTGGCGCCCGCAATCCATGGGCGCCAGATCGTACAGGTCAACCATTCGCGCACCGCAGCGATTGGTGCGGTGCGAGGAATGCATTATCAGGTGACGCCTCATGCCGAAATGAAACTGGTGCGGTGCTTGCGTGGTCGAGTATGGGATGTCGCTGTGGACCTGCGGAAAGACTCCCCGACATTCTTGCACTGGCACGCCGAAGAATTAAGCCAGGAAAATGCGCGCATGATGATTTTGCCCGAGGGATGCGCGCATGGCTTTCAAGTGCTGGAAGCTGACAGCGAACTGCTCTACTTGCATACTGCCTTTTACACGCCTGCGAGTGAAGCAGGCCTGGCGCATGACGATCCGATGCTGGCTATTGCGTGGCCTTTGCCAGTGACAGATCTGTCTGAGCGCGATCGAAAACACCCATTACTCACTCCCATTTTTTCAGGGATCACATTATGA